Proteins from a genomic interval of Enterococcus faecium:
- the mdcB gene encoding triphosphoribosyl-dephospho-CoA synthase MdcB: MINDERKKAVTQQLAALVEEALIAEVTLSPKPGLVDALDAGAHSDMDYALFLKSAKTLTPFFEEMAQIAWHHAIDQELRERIAEIGRKAEKAMLIATNGINTHKGAIWAMGLLISVIAQKISMEQPFSLSKILDDVSKLAAFPDTKYRHKKTTHGHRVKQKYGVNGAYEEAILGYPHIRLAIQAAKELDNDSYVQKQMHMLLVLMSSLDDTCVLHRSDQKTLVEMQKLAHAASQSALPNRPFTALLHFCQENQISPGGSADLLSASLFMLKIEELWTADTYICPMLLND; this comes from the coding sequence GCAGTGACTCAGCAACTCGCTGCGTTGGTAGAGGAAGCATTGATCGCAGAAGTAACATTAAGTCCAAAACCTGGATTAGTGGATGCACTGGATGCGGGTGCACATTCCGATATGGACTATGCTTTATTTCTTAAGTCTGCTAAGACGCTAACTCCTTTTTTTGAAGAAATGGCTCAAATAGCATGGCATCATGCTATTGATCAGGAGTTAAGAGAAAGAATTGCTGAGATTGGGCGAAAAGCGGAAAAGGCAATGCTGATTGCTACAAATGGCATCAATACCCATAAAGGAGCGATTTGGGCAATGGGGCTATTGATCAGTGTCATTGCACAAAAAATCAGTATGGAACAGCCTTTTTCTTTATCGAAAATACTTGATGATGTCAGCAAGCTTGCTGCTTTTCCTGATACAAAATATCGTCATAAAAAAACCACTCATGGTCATAGGGTGAAGCAAAAATATGGCGTAAATGGTGCATATGAAGAAGCGATATTAGGGTATCCGCATATCAGGCTTGCAATCCAAGCAGCTAAGGAGCTAGATAATGATTCATATGTACAGAAACAAATGCATATGTTGTTAGTTTTGATGAGTTCGCTAGATGACACATGCGTATTGCATCGCAGTGATCAGAAAACGTTAGTGGAAATGCAAAAACTTGCTCATGCTGCTAGTCAAAGTGCTTTACCAAATCGTCCATTTACAGCACTGTTGCACTTTTGTCAGGAAAACCAAATCTCTCCTGGAGGAAGCGCAGATCTCTTGTCTGCAAGCTTGTTCATGCTGAAGATAGAGGAATTATGGACTGCCGACACATACATTTGTCCGATGTTACTCAATGACTAA